Proteins from a single region of Streptococcus oralis:
- a CDS encoding hydroxymethylglutaryl-CoA reductase, degradative: MKISWNGFSKKSYQERLELLRAQALLSPEKQTSLEQDEQISLAVADQLSENVVGTFSLPYSIIPELLVNGQDYTVPYVTEEPSVVAAASYASKIIKRAGGFTAQVHERQMIGQVALYQVADPEQAQEKIASKRAELLELANQAYPSIVKRGGGARDLHVEQIKGETDFLVVYLHVDTQEAMGANMLNTMLEALKPVLEELSQGQSLMGILSNYATDSLVTASCRIAFRYLSPQRDQGREIAEKIALASQFAQADPYRAATHNKGIFNGIDAILIATGNDWRAIEAGAHAFASRDGHYQGLSRWSLDRDTEELVGEMTLPMPVATKGGSIGLNPRVALSHELLGNPSAKELAQIIVSIGLAQNFAALKALVSTGIQQGHMKLQAKSLALLAGASESEVAPLVERLIADKTFNLETAQQYLKVWRS, encoded by the coding sequence ATGAAGATAAGTTGGAATGGATTTTCTAAAAAATCATATCAAGAGCGCCTGGAGTTGTTGCGAGCTCAGGCGCTCCTTAGTCCTGAAAAGCAAACCAGTCTGGAGCAGGATGAACAAATTAGCTTGGCAGTTGCAGATCAGCTGAGTGAGAATGTGGTAGGAACTTTTTCTCTGCCTTATTCCATCATTCCAGAGCTTTTGGTGAACGGTCAGGACTACACAGTTCCCTATGTGACAGAAGAACCGTCTGTGGTTGCTGCGGCCAGCTATGCCAGCAAAATCATCAAGCGAGCAGGTGGCTTTACTGCTCAAGTACATGAGCGCCAGATGATTGGTCAGGTAGCCCTTTATCAAGTTGCTGACCCTGAACAAGCGCAAGAGAAGATTGCCAGCAAGAGAGCCGAACTCTTGGAACTTGCCAATCAAGCCTATCCCTCCATCGTCAAACGTGGTGGCGGGGCGCGTGATTTGCATGTAGAGCAGATCAAAGGTGAAACAGACTTTCTCGTTGTCTATCTCCATGTCGATACCCAGGAAGCTATGGGAGCCAATATGCTCAACACCATGCTGGAAGCCTTGAAGCCAGTCTTAGAAGAACTCAGTCAAGGACAGAGTCTTATGGGAATTTTGTCCAACTACGCGACTGATTCTCTGGTGACAGCAAGTTGTCGTATCGCCTTTCGCTACTTGAGTCCCCAAAGGGACCAAGGACGAGAAATTGCGGAGAAAATAGCCTTGGCTAGCCAGTTTGCGCAGGCTGATCCTTACCGAGCGGCTACTCATAATAAAGGGATTTTTAACGGTATTGATGCCATTTTGATTGCCACTGGTAATGACTGGCGTGCCATCGAAGCTGGGGCCCATGCCTTTGCCAGTCGAGATGGACACTATCAAGGTCTCAGTCGATGGAGTCTAGATAGGGACACAGAAGAATTGGTCGGTGAGATGACCCTGCCCATGCCGGTAGCGACAAAGGGTGGCTCTATCGGACTCAACCCTCGTGTAGCCCTCAGTCATGAACTACTAGGAAATCCTTCTGCCAAAGAATTAGCTCAGATTATCGTGTCCATCGGCCTTGCCCAAAACTTTGCGGCCCTCAAAGCCTTGGTAAGTACGGGAATCCAGCAAGGTCACATGAAATTACAGGCCAAATCCCTAGCGCTCCTAGCAGGTGCTAGTGAGTCCGAGGTTGCTCCCCTCGTTGAGCGCCTCATCGCAGATAAAACCTTTAACTTAGAGACAGCCCAGCAATATTTAAAAGTCTGGCGGTCTTAA
- a CDS encoding hydroxymethylglutaryl-CoA synthase: protein MTIGIDKIGFATSQYVLKLQDLAEARGVDPEKFSKGLLLNEISIAPLTEDIVTLAASASNSILTDKEKEEIDMVIVATESGIDQSKAAAVFVHGLLGIQPFARSFEIKEACYGATAALHYAKLHVENSPESKVLVIASDIAKYGVGTPGEPTQGAGSVAMLITQNPRIMTFNNDNVAQTRDIMDFWRPNYSSTPYVNGMYSTQQYLDCLTTTWDEYKKRYDWTMDDFAAICFHLPYPKLALKGLRKMMDKTLSKEKQDSLQENFDKSILYSQMIGNIYTGSLFLGLLSLLENAETLKAGDKIALYSYGSGAVSEFFSGELVEGYEAYLDKDRLSKLKQRTALSVTDYEKVFFEELQLDESGSAQFAGYEHQDYALVEIVDHQRRYSKVEK from the coding sequence ATGACAATCGGTATTGATAAGATTGGTTTTGCGACCAGTCAATATGTCTTGAAATTACAAGACTTAGCAGAAGCGAGGGGAGTTGACCCCGAAAAATTTAGCAAGGGACTCTTGTTAAATGAAATTAGTATTGCGCCACTGACTGAGGACATTGTTACCTTGGCAGCTAGTGCAAGCAACTCTATTTTAACAGACAAAGAAAAAGAAGAAATCGATATGGTCATCGTGGCGACCGAGTCAGGGATTGACCAGAGTAAGGCAGCGGCAGTCTTTGTTCATGGCCTATTAGGCATTCAGCCTTTCGCCCGTAGCTTTGAAATCAAAGAAGCCTGCTATGGAGCGACAGCTGCCCTTCATTATGCTAAATTGCATGTAGAAAATTCTCCAGAGTCTAAGGTTTTGGTAATTGCCAGTGATATTGCCAAGTATGGTGTGGGAACTCCAGGTGAACCAACTCAGGGTGCTGGAAGTGTAGCGATGCTAATCACTCAAAATCCACGCATCATGACCTTTAACAATGATAATGTTGCCCAAACGAGAGACATCATGGATTTCTGGCGTCCGAACTATTCAAGTACTCCTTATGTAAACGGCATGTACTCGACCCAACAGTATCTTGATTGCCTGACAACGACTTGGGATGAATACAAGAAACGCTATGATTGGACTATGGATGACTTTGCAGCTATCTGCTTCCACTTGCCTTATCCTAAGTTGGCCCTAAAAGGCTTGCGCAAGATGATGGACAAAACTTTGTCTAAAGAAAAACAGGATAGTTTGCAAGAAAACTTTGACAAATCAATTCTCTACAGTCAGATGATTGGGAATATCTACACAGGTTCCCTCTTCCTCGGCCTCCTCTCTCTTTTGGAAAATGCAGAGACTTTGAAGGCTGGAGATAAAATTGCCCTCTACAGTTACGGAAGTGGAGCGGTTTCAGAGTTCTTTAGTGGAGAGCTGGTCGAAGGCTATGAGGCTTACCTTGATAAGGATCGCTTGAGCAAGCTCAAGCAACGTACAGCATTGTCTGTTACAGACTATGAAAAAGTCTTCTTCGAAGAATTGCAGTTGGATGAGTCTGGCTCAGCTCAATTTGCAGGTTATGAACATCAAGACTATGCCTTGGTTGAAATTGTCGACCACCAACGCCGTTATAGCAAGGTTGAAAAATAA
- a CDS encoding threonine/serine exporter family protein, with translation MTLTSILLQAVASLLAIITFLIVLNVQRSMLLPGGILGMGVWLLYLVLKEPTNVIVATFIAAVIGSCISQILSIVYKTPAVVFVLAILAPLVPGYLSYRTTAFFVTGDYSHAIASATLVVMLALVISIGMASGTVILKLYYYIRKQRGISS, from the coding sequence ATGACTCTAACAAGTATTTTGCTCCAAGCAGTGGCGAGTTTACTCGCCATTATCACCTTTCTAATCGTACTGAATGTTCAACGCTCCATGCTCCTACCTGGTGGTATTTTGGGAATGGGTGTTTGGCTCCTCTATCTCGTCCTCAAAGAACCAACCAATGTTATTGTCGCGACCTTTATCGCAGCAGTAATTGGCTCTTGCATCAGTCAGATTTTAAGTATTGTCTACAAGACACCAGCGGTGGTCTTTGTCTTGGCCATTCTTGCCCCCTTGGTGCCAGGTTATTTATCCTATCGAACGACAGCTTTCTTTGTGACAGGCGATTACAGCCATGCAATTGCTAGCGCGACTTTGGTGGTTATGTTAGCTCTTGTTATTTCTATTGGAATGGCAAGTGGAACGGTAATTCTAAAGCTTTATTACTACATCCGAAAACAACGAGGAATCTCTTCCTAA
- a CDS encoding threonine/serine exporter family protein — protein MDESRELNAVIDVIMLAGTILLKSGSEIHRVEDTMIRIAHSQGIVDCNVLAMPAAIFFSIENTNISRMKRVTSSSYNIEKVCDVNQVSRELVGGQIDLSTAFKKLKEIGNQALPYSKLQVTVAATLSAPFFSIMFGGNVYDAFGAAIATLFGFAFSLYVEKFVRIPFVTAFAGAFVFGLIAQFWARYTGFPSTADLIIAGAVMPFVPGIALTNAVRDIMTNHINSGMSKMFESLLITLALGAGTSVALVLMT, from the coding sequence ATGGACGAATCGAGAGAGTTAAATGCTGTCATTGATGTGATTATGCTAGCTGGAACCATTCTCTTGAAAAGTGGTTCGGAGATTCATCGGGTTGAGGACACCATGATTCGCATTGCCCATTCACAGGGAATAGTGGATTGCAATGTTCTTGCCATGCCCGCAGCTATTTTCTTTTCGATTGAAAACACCAATATTTCTCGGATGAAACGGGTGACATCATCCTCCTATAACATCGAAAAAGTCTGTGATGTCAACCAAGTATCACGAGAACTTGTTGGAGGGCAGATTGATCTCTCGACAGCCTTTAAAAAGCTCAAAGAAATCGGCAATCAAGCCCTTCCTTATAGCAAGCTCCAAGTGACTGTAGCAGCGACCCTCAGTGCCCCTTTCTTCTCGATTATGTTTGGGGGCAATGTCTATGACGCTTTTGGTGCGGCTATTGCGACTTTATTTGGATTTGCCTTCTCTCTCTATGTAGAGAAGTTTGTTCGCATTCCTTTTGTAACGGCCTTTGCGGGTGCCTTTGTTTTTGGATTGATCGCCCAGTTCTGGGCCCGCTATACAGGATTTCCTTCGACGGCAGACCTGATTATAGCAGGAGCGGTCATGCCCTTTGTTCCAGGGATTGCTCTGACAAATGCGGTACGGGATATCATGACCAACCATATCAACTCTGGTATGAGCAAGATGTTTGAATCTCTGCTCATTACCCTTGCTTTAGGGGCAGGCACCTCTGTCGCCCTGGTTTTGATGACATAA
- the pknB gene encoding Stk1 family PASTA domain-containing Ser/Thr kinase has translation MIQIGKIFAGRYRIVKQIGRGGMADVYLAKDLILDGEEVAVKVLRTNYQTDPIAVARFQREARAMADLDHPHIVRITDIGEEDGQQYLAMEYVAGLDLKRYIKEHYPLSNEEAVRIMGQILLAMRLAHTRGIVHRDLKPQNILLTPDGTAKVTDFGIAVAFAETSLTQTNSMLGSVHYLSPEQARGSKATFQSDIYAMGIIFYEMLTGHIPYDGDSAVTIALQHFQKPLPSVIAENPSVPQALENVVIKATAKKLSDRYQSVSEMYVDLSTSLSYNRRNEPKLVFDDASKADTKTLPKVPQSTLTSIPKAPAQEERPQPKKPTQPVAEPAPAPKPAKKRKFKARYMILLASLLLVAASLVWILSRTPATIAIPNVAGQTVAEAKEALKKSKFEAGEEKSEASDTVAEGRVIRTDPEAGSGRKEGTKVNLIVSSGKQSFQLSNYVGRKYTEVVAELKEKKVPENLIKMEEEESNESEPGTVLRQTPASGSTYDLSKATTITLTVAKKVTSVSMPNYIGSSLEFTKNNLTQIVGVKEANIEVVEVSTAPEGTAEGTVVSQTPRAGEQVDLASTRIKLSIYKPKTPPSTSSSNPAQRGNQGSPTSPNQGNQQGNQQGNTPSSSSSNSEGTHESSRD, from the coding sequence ATGATCCAAATCGGCAAGATTTTTGCCGGGCGGTATCGGATTGTCAAGCAGATTGGTCGAGGAGGCATGGCAGATGTTTACTTGGCCAAGGATTTGATCCTAGACGGGGAAGAAGTGGCAGTGAAGGTCCTGAGGACCAACTACCAGACGGACCCGATTGCTGTGGCACGTTTCCAGCGTGAAGCGAGGGCCATGGCGGATCTGGACCATCCTCATATCGTTCGGATAACAGATATTGGTGAGGAAGACGGTCAACAGTACCTAGCTATGGAATACGTAGCAGGTCTTGACCTCAAGCGTTATATCAAAGAACACTATCCTCTTTCAAATGAAGAAGCAGTTCGGATCATGGGGCAAATCCTCTTGGCCATGCGCTTAGCCCATACTCGAGGAATTGTTCACCGGGATTTGAAACCTCAAAATATCCTCTTGACACCAGACGGCACAGCTAAGGTCACGGACTTTGGGATTGCAGTAGCCTTTGCGGAGACCAGTCTGACCCAGACGAACTCAATGCTGGGTTCTGTTCATTATTTGTCACCTGAGCAAGCACGTGGTTCTAAAGCGACCTTCCAGAGTGATATCTATGCAATGGGGATTATCTTCTATGAGATGCTGACGGGACATATCCCTTATGATGGGGATAGTGCGGTTACGATTGCCCTCCAGCATTTCCAGAAGCCACTACCGTCCGTCATAGCTGAAAATCCATCTGTCCCTCAGGCTTTAGAAAATGTTGTCATCAAGGCAACTGCTAAGAAGTTGTCAGACCGTTATCAGTCTGTTTCAGAAATGTATGTGGACTTGTCAACTAGCTTGTCTTATAATCGTCGGAATGAACCGAAACTGGTCTTTGACGATGCGAGTAAGGCAGACACTAAGACTTTACCTAAAGTTCCACAAAGTACACTGACATCGATTCCTAAAGCTCCGGCGCAGGAAGAACGCCCTCAGCCAAAGAAACCAACTCAACCAGTGGCAGAGCCGGCTCCAGCGCCAAAGCCAGCCAAGAAACGGAAGTTTAAGGCTCGCTATATGATTCTTTTGGCCAGTCTTCTATTGGTTGCAGCCTCTTTGGTCTGGATTTTGTCAAGAACACCAGCAACGATTGCTATTCCTAACGTGGCTGGACAAACCGTTGCAGAGGCTAAGGAAGCTCTTAAAAAATCCAAGTTTGAAGCCGGTGAAGAAAAGTCAGAAGCCAGCGATACCGTAGCAGAAGGACGTGTTATTCGAACGGATCCAGAAGCTGGTAGTGGCCGAAAAGAAGGAACCAAGGTCAATTTGATCGTTTCTTCTGGTAAGCAATCCTTCCAATTAAGCAATTATGTCGGACGCAAGTATACGGAAGTTGTAGCTGAACTCAAGGAGAAGAAGGTTCCTGAAAATCTAATCAAGATGGAAGAGGAAGAATCCAATGAAAGCGAACCTGGAACCGTCCTCAGACAGACCCCTGCATCGGGTTCGACCTATGATCTCTCAAAAGCCACTACGATTACTTTAACAGTAGCTAAGAAGGTGACTAGTGTCAGCATGCCGAACTACATTGGTTCAAGTCTCGAGTTTACAAAGAATAACTTGACTCAGATTGTCGGTGTGAAGGAAGCAAATATTGAGGTTGTAGAAGTATCGACTGCTCCTGAAGGAACGGCAGAAGGAACTGTTGTAAGCCAAACGCCAAGAGCAGGAGAACAGGTTGATCTTGCAAGTACGCGTATCAAACTTTCTATCTACAAACCAAAAACACCACCATCAACTTCATCCTCTAACCCTGCCCAACGTGGGAACCAGGGTTCTCCTACAAGTCCAAACCAGGGGAACCAACAAGGAAATCAACAAGGGAATACTCCTTCTAGCAGTTCATCCAATAGTGAAGGAACTCACGAAAGTTCTCGAGATTAA
- a CDS encoding Stp1/IreP family PP2C-type Ser/Thr phosphatase: MEIALLTDVGQKRTNNQDYVNHFVNRAGRTMIILADGMGGHRAGNIASEMAVTDLGVAWVDTQIDSVNEVREWFAHYLEIENQKIHQLGQDEAYRGMGTTLEAVAFIDNQAIYAHIGDSRIGLIRGEEYHQLTSDHSLVNELLKAGQLTPEEAETHPQKNIITQSIGQKDEIQPDFGMITLESGDYLLLNSDGLTNMISASEIYDIVTSDISLADKAATLIRFANNAGGLDNITVALVYMNEEAAE; the protein is encoded by the coding sequence ATGGAAATAGCATTATTAACAGATGTTGGTCAGAAACGGACAAATAATCAGGACTATGTCAATCACTTTGTCAACCGAGCAGGACGCACTATGATCATCTTGGCTGACGGGATGGGAGGGCACCGTGCAGGAAATATCGCTAGTGAGATGGCGGTAACAGACCTTGGTGTGGCTTGGGTGGATACCCAAATTGACTCAGTCAATGAAGTTCGTGAGTGGTTTGCCCACTACCTGGAGATTGAAAATCAAAAAATTCATCAACTAGGTCAGGACGAAGCCTACAGAGGTATGGGAACAACGCTAGAAGCTGTTGCGTTTATTGACAACCAAGCCATCTATGCTCATATTGGAGATTCTCGTATCGGTTTGATTCGTGGAGAAGAATACCACCAGTTGACGAGTGACCATTCCTTGGTTAATGAATTGCTCAAGGCTGGTCAATTGACTCCAGAAGAAGCAGAAACTCACCCTCAAAAGAATATCATCACCCAGTCTATCGGACAAAAAGATGAAATCCAGCCAGATTTTGGGATGATTACACTGGAGTCAGGAGATTATCTCTTGCTCAATAGTGATGGTTTGACCAATATGATTTCGGCAAGCGAGATTTATGATATCGTAACCAGCGATATTTCCCTAGCAGACAAGGCGGCAACCCTTATTCGTTTCGCTAACAATGCAGGAGGTTTAGACAACATTACGGTTGCCCTTGTTTACATGAACGAGGAGGCAGCAGAATGA
- the rsmB gene encoding 16S rRNA (cytosine(967)-C(5))-methyltransferase RsmB: MTKVETARSVALEVLEDVFVHQAYSNIALNKHLKGSQLSAADKGLVTELVYGTVARKLTLEWYLSHFIEDRDKLDNWLYILLLLSAYQLRYLDKVPNHAVVNEAVELAKLRKKGSEKLVNAVLRRILREGWPDVDSIKRKNKRDSIAYSLPVWLVSKLKEEYGEERAQAIFESLLVRNKASIRVTDLSRKEEFKAVLETTDSPLAATGLVKEQGHFAGHDLFAEGAITIQDESSQLVAPTLDLQGDEQVLDACAAPGGKTAHIASYLTSGKVTALDLYDHKLDLIQENAERLGVADQVQTQKLDARKVHEFFERDSFDKILVDAPCSGIGLLRRKPDIKYNKETADFTSLQEIQLEILGSVCQTLRKGGIITYSTCTIVSEENFQVVEAFLESHPEFEQVKLEHECKDILKDGCILITPELYGSDGFFISQFRKISE, translated from the coding sequence GTGACTAAAGTAGAAACAGCTAGAAGTGTCGCTCTTGAGGTGCTAGAGGATGTTTTTGTCCATCAAGCATACTCCAATATTGCCTTAAATAAACACCTCAAAGGGAGTCAACTCTCAGCAGCAGACAAGGGCTTGGTGACCGAGCTGGTCTATGGAACGGTAGCCCGAAAACTGACTCTGGAATGGTACCTATCCCACTTTATCGAAGACCGGGATAAGCTTGATAACTGGCTCTATATCCTGCTCCTTCTGAGTGCTTACCAACTCCGCTATCTGGATAAGGTTCCTAATCATGCTGTGGTTAATGAAGCAGTGGAATTGGCTAAATTACGTAAAAAAGGCAGTGAGAAATTAGTCAACGCAGTCCTTCGTCGTATTTTACGAGAAGGCTGGCCAGATGTTGACAGCATCAAACGCAAAAACAAGCGTGATTCCATTGCCTATTCTCTCCCAGTTTGGCTAGTATCTAAGCTCAAGGAAGAGTACGGGGAAGAGCGAGCCCAAGCCATTTTTGAAAGCCTTTTGGTGCGTAACAAAGCCAGCATCCGGGTGACTGACTTGAGCCGAAAAGAGGAATTCAAAGCTGTGTTAGAGACGACTGATTCCCCTTTGGCGGCCACTGGTCTGGTCAAGGAGCAAGGCCACTTTGCAGGTCATGATTTGTTCGCAGAAGGGGCTATAACCATCCAAGACGAGTCCAGTCAATTGGTTGCTCCGACTCTTGATCTACAAGGTGATGAACAGGTTCTAGATGCCTGTGCGGCTCCGGGTGGGAAAACAGCCCACATTGCTTCTTACCTCACATCTGGAAAGGTGACGGCTTTGGATCTTTATGACCATAAGTTGGACTTGATCCAAGAAAATGCGGAGCGTTTAGGTGTGGCAGATCAAGTGCAAACGCAAAAATTGGATGCCAGAAAGGTGCATGAGTTTTTTGAAAGGGACTCTTTTGATAAGATTTTGGTAGATGCTCCCTGTTCTGGGATTGGACTCTTGCGCCGCAAACCAGACATCAAATACAATAAAGAAACAGCAGATTTCACGTCCTTACAGGAAATTCAGCTGGAAATATTAGGTAGTGTTTGTCAAACGCTACGAAAAGGTGGTATAATAACTTATAGTACCTGTACTATTGTCTCTGAGGAGAACTTTCAAGTCGTTGAGGCGTTTTTAGAAAGTCATCCCGAGTTCGAGCAGGTTAAACTAGAACACGAATGTAAAGATATCCTGAAAGATGGCTGCATCCTGATCACTCCTGAATTGTATGGAAGTGATGGATTCTTTATCAGCCAATTTCGCAAGATATCAGAATAG
- the fmt gene encoding methionyl-tRNA formyltransferase, protein MTKLIFMGTPDFSATVLKGLLSDDRYEILAVVTQPDRAVGRKKVIQETPVKQAAKEANLPIYQPEKLSGSPEMEAIMKLGADGIVTAAFGQFLPSKLLDSMDFAVNVHASLLPKHRGGAPIHYALIQGDEEAGVTIMEMVKEMDAGDMISRRSIPITDEDNVGTLFEKLAIVGRDLLLDTLPGYLAGEIQPEPQDPSQVTFSPNIKPEEEKLDWTKTNRQLFNQIRGMNPWPVAHTFLKGDRFKIYEALPVEGQGVPGEILSIGKKELIVATAEGALSLKQVQPAGKPKMDIASFLNGVGRTLTVGERFGD, encoded by the coding sequence ATGACAAAACTAATCTTTATGGGGACACCCGACTTTTCAGCAACAGTTTTGAAGGGGTTGTTATCAGATGATCGTTACGAGATTCTAGCTGTTGTAACCCAGCCAGACCGCGCTGTCGGCCGTAAAAAAGTCATCCAAGAAACCCCAGTCAAGCAGGCTGCCAAAGAAGCAAATCTTCCTATCTACCAGCCTGAAAAATTATCTGGAAGTCCAGAGATGGAAGCCATTATGAAGCTAGGAGCGGATGGGATTGTGACTGCTGCTTTTGGACAATTTCTCCCAAGTAAACTCCTTGATAGCATGGATTTTGCGGTCAACGTTCACGCTTCCCTTCTTCCAAAACACCGTGGTGGCGCCCCCATTCATTATGCCTTGATTCAAGGGGATGAGGAAGCTGGTGTGACCATTATGGAGATGGTTAAGGAAATGGATGCAGGAGATATGATTTCTCGTCGTAGCATTCCTATCACAGATGAGGACAATGTCGGCACCTTGTTTGAGAAATTAGCGATTGTTGGTCGTGACTTGCTTTTGGATACGCTACCTGGCTACCTAGCAGGAGAAATCCAACCTGAACCACAAGATCCTAGTCAAGTCACTTTCTCGCCAAATATCAAGCCAGAAGAAGAGAAACTCGATTGGACTAAAACCAATCGCCAACTCTTCAACCAAATCCGAGGGATGAATCCTTGGCCTGTTGCCCATACTTTTCTCAAGGGAGACCGCTTTAAGATTTATGAGGCCCTACCAGTAGAAGGTCAGGGAGTTCCAGGTGAAATCCTCTCTATTGGCAAAAAGGAATTGATCGTCGCAACGGCTGAAGGAGCTCTGTCTCTCAAGCAAGTGCAGCCAGCTGGGAAGCCTAAGATGGACATTGCTTCCTTCCTCAATGGAGTTGGACGGACATTGACTGTAGGAGAACGATTTGGTGACTAA